Genomic segment of Melanotaenia boesemani isolate fMelBoe1 chromosome 10, fMelBoe1.pri, whole genome shotgun sequence:
TGGAGAAACTACATTTCTTTAAGCTTCATCAGTCATCGGGAGGTTATTTAATCATTGTGATAGGCCTATTGACAAGctgctgaaatatttaaatggaCACACTCATGGTTTCATCCCTTGAGTGAGTCTGCTAGTACAATTAATCTGAGATGATTAGACTTTGAATTGATTGTTTCAAACTCAAATTCCCCAAAACAGAGAATTATGTTGAATCAGCCATAATATttaggataaataaaatatgtaattatatattttatgttatctaatgttctttttgtcactttttcaGAGAATTTCAAAATGTTGGGGTTTTTGTTGGCTtgtaaaactgtgtttaaaaacattcaaacttTTCAAAAATACAAGTGAAAGCTAAAATGAGAGCATTGCTCGAATGGCTGATTAGAAGCTATAACATAATGAGAGACAGTACCAAAGATAAAGGTGGCCCCTGACAATGAGAAAGCTTAAACTCTCTTGCTCGGTAGAAACACGGTTTAGATCTAATCCCTCCCGCGGGGTGTGAAGCTCGATCCTGCAGCCTGACAAGCTGCTTGTTTCCTGTCCGCCAGATGAGTTCATTTCATTAGCTTGAGTGGTCAGCTGGTCCCCTGGGAGCCAAAGTCAGGGAGGTTTATTTCACATCACTTTACAGTCAGGAGGAGCAGATGAGACTCTCATTCTGTCAGTTTGTAACTCATCACCTGATCTTCAGATAACAGTAATGAAGAGGATGGTCTTTGGCATTGTACACTTTACTACGCTACATTATGATTTGTATTACGACATACACAgatcagtcaaaagtttggacacactcaTCTGTTGGATTTCATGCGAAAGTGTGTTCTAACTTTCCtctaaaaacaatataaaaatttttcttttataaagtcTAGCTTAATCACTTGTATTTTATATAACTAAATCAACCTTGTCAAGTTTGGTCTTCATTGCCAGCAATAAGCTGAATCCCTTCCAGTGAGGGTTAGACCCCGTCAgggttgccttttttttttttttttttgctgatccTGCTCATattttttatggacagaattccTAAATGTAGCCAGGGTCTGGTTTAGTGgactcaggattgggtctctgctttttgtagATGATAAAGCTGCTTATTGtcactcattttcattttattcacagCCATATGAAAATGAAAGTGCATCATTTTCACTTCTGAGGTTTGATCTCATCTGATACTGACCAGatgagatttataaaagaaTGCCCATGCATGTCCTACGCCTGTTTCCGTTCATAATTcacaatcaactctaaagcgggcgcacGTAAGGGAACGCCTttccacgcccacatggtggctataaatggtcaggcgAACGCCTggaataaatattcatcacatcattggGAGGGAAAAAGGGAAAGTGGAATTTTTTGGGGTGTGAggctgagatcctgatggaccacattgagaaacataaaaatgtttaattggtgggcacagcgtgggcattacttgtgtcagaaaggcagaatagtggcagcaagTGGAAGATGCTGTCATCGCGGTTTCAGAACACAGGACATGCCAGAGGTATCGGAACATACAGCTGAATATCCCTGTTGGTAGAGCATCTGTCTGCCAtggaatttataaaataaatgtggacAGAAACATTTGCGATTGGTAgaagtttatttagtgttaaaaaatatttatttctagttGCTAGGTGCttcagctgggtgggcggtgcagagggacacaatccctgctattaaccaggtgtACAAGGAGAAGTGGGAAATAAAGGCGGTCTtgacagaaattaggacaacagtgaaaaagcattgtgtgaaaataagtaaataaaaggaaatccacctcttgtgtgtttcattagcgttgcATCACTCCTAGACCttcagcctccagtctgcgtcctgctctgctggaacgaaggaccaaagctacttttcacaccttatttagctgaatgtattttataacatgtacgttttgtttcacaatgacagaacatattttagcgGTTGAGGTTCTTTTTAATATAATCTCCCTTTTTCCTAAAAATCCTGTTAGCGTgcgctcttaggagaattaatattgaATATGCgtctttattaatttctgcaaacagctttaatatctaacatgtggtgtgaaagttaatagtggattgtgcacaaatgtcttacatttcacatcatttcctcaattttattctgtaccatCGGTGTTGCtgtttcccgttttcccagattttgtgcgtatgcttgggtcagagttgccgtggaggtaggaccattttcctgtcaagtttggtttttataaatccctaACGTAGGCTATTTTTGGCATACGCCAGTTTTTGTACCTACggcagctttataaataaggccccagtTCTTAAATTTAGTGAAGTATACTTCATGACCTCATGCTTGTAGAACCACCTTATGCAACAGTAACAaagtcattgtttttatttttatgcaatcATTGTGGATGAATCTCGTCcgatttttatttataatgttaatTCAGGTTAATGAGGTTTCTGGTCATTTGTTTATCCGCAGCTTGACCCACTTTGACTATAGAATACTCTGGTATACAAAGGAGTTCAAAGTTAACTCAATGGCTGCAAGGTGTCGAAGTCAAGTGGCTGCAAAGCAAGTCCAAAACAGCATCCCTGCACCACCATGCTTGGATCTGCTGTGTTTAGTTTTCACCATTCAGGGGGCTTTTTCATGTTGACAAAACATCTCTGTCCAACAGAATTTGTTGTCAAAGGATTGCAGTATGCTCAGATGTAACTTTCGCTTAAGATTTGCTGCAAAGTTGTTATAAAAAGAAGGGCTTTCTCTTGGCAActaactttttcctttttatatgcATTTTCTACATTGCTACTCTGACCTTGTGTTGAACTTGCTGGGTCCACTTCTGGGAGGATTGGCAATTGTCTTAAAtcttttccacttgtgaataatctttctaaTTGTCAAATAATGGACACCTGAATGCTCCTCACCAGCAAGCTGCCAAAAGTTCTGCTTTTATAGAGTTGCTTACACTTGCTGATGTTCAGTTAATCAAGTGTATTTCATTGGCATCTCGCTGCTTTTTATTCTTCCAATTCTTATAGAGGCAACAAGGGTGGGTTCAGTTTTCATTATaatgacacacaaatctgtCTGAGTTAGTTTTTACCTAATTGTGAAATTTAATGGAGTGTGTACAGTCTTTTCACAAACCTGGAAGTAACTTTAATGAAAAGCTTCTAATTTTAACACAAAAGAACCATTCTGACATAGAAAGAGGGCACATTCCTCCATCTGCTACACCTGTCACTTGCCTTCTGCTCTTAGCTCAACTTTGCCAGAAAACACTTGAAGTCCTGCCTGACTGTGAGTCATCGCTCTGCTGTGTGGCTCTGGTTCTGCACAGTTTTTGTAAGCTGACGTTGCTGAGACACAGACTCATCTGTTTGTCCACTTTTACTTGCTGTTTGAATGTGTCCAGGCCTGGTTTGGTAATACTAGGGACATCATCTCCACCCAGCTCTGATGGTCAAGCAGGCttctctttcctcctttctctgtccttttctctggCTTATTCTCTTCTCTAGCATCTCTTTGCTGTCACTTCATTTGTTTCCCTCAATGTGcccctctttctcctcctcctctactaattcctcttttttttactgctttttctCTCATCCCATTTTCCCcccatttattttctgtcattgcaacttgtttttgtttgacatgTAATAAtctttctctgtcttctttggctcacactcacacatatcCATGCatgccttttttctctttttattgcCTTGTTTATTGCCCCCACACATCGCTACTGTTATCCCCCGAGAGATAAGCCCAGTGCTTCAGACAGACAGTCTCATATTGTGCATCGAGGAAAGGCTGGCAGAGAGGTTCTGCCCACCCCCGATATTTTATCTCATCATGAAGATAttccacacaaacagaaatactgCAGCCTTTTACAGATTCTGCAGGTGTTGAGTTTTTGATTGTGCACAGTCCAAGGTCATCCGCACAAGCTGATTTGTAGGCCCTGTGCTTTGAATTCTCAATTTGTGagttattgttttactgtttcttaATAGCAGCAGGAGACCTGAGAACTCTCAAAACAACAGTGTTTGTTTCTGATATATATTTAATTCTCATTGTGTTTCAGATGCAGGTGTGAAAAGAGGCTATTAATAATCATCTTTAGATTACTAGTTGCCTGGTAACCTGAGGTTTACATTGGTTCCCACATGTGAATCATGATCTAAAAGCTTGAGCATTACATAAGTAGCTTTGGCAATACTGTCTGCCACTAATAAGTAGTAATTGTGAAGTCGGTAATCTTCTTTTGTCTGCCACAAAAGAAGGATGCATTATAATTTTCTAGCTTAATATACTTGGTTTTGTagtatgtagaaaaaaaatgactgtgcAATTCCACAGCCTGCAGAATACActcaaaaaataaatcttttggaTTAACACAATTTGATCATGGCACACATTTCCACACGATTAAATCAAATACTAGTGAGGTATCCTCActagatgcctgagccaccttaTCCAgttcctcttgatgtggaggagaagcggctctactctaaGACCCTCCCGCGTCACCAAGCTTTTCACCTTATCCCTAAGGAAGAGCCAGACTGCAGACGCCGCAatgatccgcctgtcgatctacCGCTcaatccttccctcactcgccAGCAAGACTCTGaaatacttgaactcctccaatTGGGGCAGGACCTCTTTCCCGACCTGGataaaacactccacccttttcagctgaggaccatggtcttggatttggaggtgctgattctcatccccgCCACTTCACACCCGGCTGCGAATGGCCccagcgagagctgaagatcacggcccaatgaagcccACAGAACGACTTCATCCGCAAGAAGCACAGCCTCAAAttctgaggccaccaaaccggatcccctcaagaCCTCGGCTGTACTTAGAAATTCTGtctataaaagttatgaacagaatcggtgacaaagggcagctttgacagagtccaaccctcactgaaATGAATCTGATTTACTACAGGTAATGCAGACCAGGCTCTGGCACTGGTCGTatagggactggacagctcatgcaagtgggtccggcactccatactcctggagcaccccccacaagagtccccaggggacacggaCGAACACCACCTCAAAGTTCACAACCCACATGAAGACtgaagaccctgaagagagcgTAGAGCTGGTCTACTGTTCCATAACTGGGACGAAAACTACACTGCTCCTCCTTAACCTGAGGTTCCACCATccaatggaccctcctctctGTGActcctgaatagaccttaccagggagtgtgatcccctgtggttggagcacaccctccggtccccctttttgaagagggggaccactaTCTGAGTCTGCCAGACCCAGAGAACTTTCCCCGATGTccatgcaatgctgcagaggcatgtcaaccaagacagccgtacagcatccagagcattaaggaactctgggtagacctcatccacccccggggctcTGCCCCTGAGGAGcgttttaaccacctcagcgacctcagccccagagataggacaGCCCACGCCAGGGTCCCCTAACTCTGCTTCCTTGTTGGAAGATGTGTCAGTGGGATtaaggaggtcttcgaagtattccctccaccgaaCTACAAGGTCCCAAGTCGAAGTCAGCAGCCCCCTATCCCCACTCTACACAGTGTTGAAGGAGCACTGCTTCCCCTTCCTGAACCGttagatggtggaccagaatctcctcaaagccgtctggaagtcattctccatggcctctccaaactcttcCCATACCCAAGTTTTTGCCGTAGCGATTGCTGAAGCTGTGTTTCTTTTAGCCTGTCAATAtccatcagctgcctccagatacccacaggccaaaaaggcccgataggactccttcttcagcttgatggctaAATGCTCAGCTCagtgctggtgtccaccaattAGTTCAGGGATTTCTGTCTTGACAGGCACTGACAACCCCACAGCCACAGCTCCAGTTGACACAGCCaactcagactcaatgtccccagcctcacccgggacatggttgaagctctgccagagatgggagttgaaactctttttgACAGgagactctgccagacgttcccagtaGACCCTCACAGAACGTTTGGGTTTGCCAGGCCTGACGGGCATCCTCCACCACcctctgagccaactcaccatacgggggtgatcagttgacagctctgcccctctcttcacctgagtgtccaagacatgcagccgcaagtgtcctggtgccatgtgcacatgtggacactcttatgcctgaccATGGTgcttgttatggacaatccatgatgagcacagaacaataacaaaacaccactctgATTCAGATCAGGGATCTATGGGGAtatatagacagacagacaagcagccagtgtaaagacctcagagctggactgatgtttTTTACTTTCCTGGTTGTAGTAAGGACTCGGGCAGCAGTTCTGAATAAgttgcaggtgtctaattgatttttttaggtagaacctgtaaaaacactgttaaaaagaccaagccgactaaagatgaaagcatggactagatTTTtgaggtcctgctgagacatcagatcttttactctTGAAAGTATATATTcctaaggtgatagtaggctgactttgattctcttaatgtgtttttcaaaatttaggtctgagtccatctctgcaccaagatgtctggcttggttggtggttttaggaacaatgtcctttggacagaaAAGACCAAACTGGAGATGTTTTACCCTAACCTACAGCAACATGTTTTGTGAAAACCAAACACCAAATCAAAACAAGCACGGAGGTGGAGTGGTGGTGATTTGGGCTTGATTGCAGCCACAGGACACTGACATCTTGTTGTTATTGAATCAACCACTAACTCATCCGTATATCAAAATGTTGACAAGTCTAATGTTGGATCATCTGTCCAACAAACCTCATTGAACTGAAGCAATGATGGAAAACAGGGTGGGCAAAATTCCTTCAACAATGACATGAAGGACTGATAACAGAAGTTATTGCTAAAACTGGTTGTTGAAACATGGGATATGTGAAACTTTTGacacactgttttgttttttggcttagcttttgttcaataaataacaatacAGTTGTAATATATCATGAGTGCTTGTTGATCAGTGGTTGTTTCTACTTTATCTTAAGTCCAGGTAAAGTCTGTATGagtatttattcttttctaaatgtaaaatcTTGCATACTTTTCTTTGCAACTTTATGTTCTAAACAATCGAGTCACAAGAAGTTAATAAGAAACTTCTTCCACTCTGGTGTCTTCAAAATGACATTAGATATTTGGTTTTCATCTGTAATCGAACATTTCAGCCTCTCGTTATCTGCTTCCCACAGATCCAGGCGAATGCATTCACTGTGATCTTTGATGAGCGCTTCTCTGTTCCCATGGACCTGTCCACTCTGGAGGAATTCAGCCTGCGTTTTGCTGCTTTTGGTATCGACACTGATGAAAGAAACATCAGCGCAGGAGTAGCAGAGCTCAAGTTGTCAGATCTGGACCTGACCATCAGACCATTCAATGCCTGGCTTTACCTCCAAGATGTCAATAAGGTACACTAGGGAAACATGTGTAGCAGGGTACATGACATGACAGGATGGAGCTAGTTAATCAGTTTTATACTTAAAGCACATTTCTAATGTGTAATGTGTAGCCTTCAGGCTCCTAATGTTAACTGTTTGGGTGTAAATGTGTAGAACAACATGTGAGTGTCTGAGACCACCTGCTGgatgttaaataaaactacatgttagattaaaataaacaggttttaaaGCAGGTTGCACCCAaatttttgtttattctaaaatatacattatatcatttaaattaatctgtAATTTGATGGTAGCCTGTATCGTGGATTAGCAGTTTAACTCTGAATTTTCAGTATTACAAACTGTATCTCCATGGCAACTGAAATAAAACCTCCTCCAGAGCAGGTTAGATTACACATAAGTGATCATCATTTAAATTTCATCCCATTATGTCTTTGTATTGATATTTATGTCTGTATCTGTTTCcttttgtaaaacatgtttaagaaCTGCCATAACTCTTACCTTATTTGAGGTATAACTCATTTGAGGGAGACAGTTTTGTGTTGAATATCACAGCCTAAATATTACAAACAAAAGATCAACATAATATGATATTAGCAGAGCCACTGTAATCATTAAAATCACCTATCATGTTTTACTAGAATAACTTAAtacatttacttctttttataATTCACATTTGATGATGTGCAGTAAAATGAAAAGTCAGTGGCAAGACTTTATGCAATAACTGCATGAAATTAGTCACTTTCAGtaattaattcatatttttaccAATTAAAGGGATTTGAATGTTAAATCCTCTAAtgtgtttccacatttattaaaatgtctgCTGCTGATTTTCATTCTCATAATCTTTTTCTTGTAACATTTACAGTTTCCATTTGGTGCttgtttaaacatctttaaatagAAGAACTGTAACCAGTGAGCTGCCtcgaaattaaattaaatctggtTCACAGTCCAGCAGGAGCTCTCAGCAGCCAACACATATCCTCACCAACACATTATGAAATGTTCTTTCTAAGTAAAGATCACCCGATGTCGCTTTCTTTTTACTCGGTTTGACTCCTTAGGCTGTGGATGCAGTTGGGGAGATCCTGCTGTCTCTCAGTTATTTGCCCACAGCAGAGCGTCTTACCGTGGTCGTGGCCAAGTGCAAGAACCTGGTGTGGACCAATGACAAGAACACTGCAGGTCAGGGATGTTCCCGTGTCATTAATGTTTTATCTCTTTGTGTATTAATTATGCTGAGCCTTTTAAAAGActctcatcttcatcctgaAGAAAATAATTCATGTGTCAGTAATAACCGGATTTGAATGTCAGAACACACATTAATCTTCATTCAGAAAGGCAGATGGGACTTAATTGACCCTATCATCCCGACGTTCAGCTGATAAAGGTCACCTACTGAAACactattataataattatgtgACTGGACTTCTAACTGATTACACTTTAATAAGAAATGTTTTGCATGCTCTACAGACCAAGGTAAGATATGAGTGTTTGCACTGGTGTATTCTGGATTAGGCCTAAAATGCAGCTGTAATTTAATGCCCTACTTCTTATCATCAGATCCATTTGTCAAAGTGTATCTCCTGCAAGATGGCAGAAAGATCAGCAAGAAGAAGACTTCCACAAAAAGAGATGACACAAACCCCATCTTCAATGAAGCCATGATCTTCTCGGTGCCGTCCATCGTCCTGCAGGTGACGAGTCAGACTGTGCCCCAAGCTGTTCCTGAATGAGGAGATAATAAAACGTTATTCTTAATCAAGAAGGGACGGTTAAgtcaaggagaaaaaaataaagggaaacaTAACATGACAACTACTGACAGTAACCCAACACGGAGAAACCCATTTTCTTTAATCCTTTCAGGtcttcttttattgttctttgttTATATTAGTGGATTCATTGTATGTGTTTTGTGTCCCTGGGTGTGCTTTGCTCATTTAAGAGAGGCAAAAGACATCAGGACTGGTTAAGTAAGGGTgaaataaatagaagaaaagaaaaacaacagtataaCAACACAATGAAGCAAGTATTAGCACTGATACAGAAAGGGCGACAAGGCTGAAGAGCGGTGCTTTGAACCACAGACCTGGTCATAATATTTGGTACAGCTGAACTGCAAACACAGACTTATCTtcagaaataataattaaaaataaaaatttaatagtTGAATAGCTTTGCTTCAAGGAAATGAGAATACATGTTCATTTGACACAGATATCAGCAGCCTTTTTAAATGAgttccttttattgtttctctgatcttttaaaaaaaaatgtttagccTAATAATCAAGAAAATTCTTGAGAAAAAAGCAAAGGAATAACAAAGAACACAGCAAGTATCCATAGACCATGAATTTGTTTGCCACATGTGAGAGCGATTCACCTATAATTGTTGTAGTATTTCAATCTTCAGGATCAGAAtaacaaacaaatgtttcaaACCCATACATAATATTACCATGACAACCTAATAAAAATCCTGCCACAGTATTTATGCATGGATTAGTTtgtaaaaagtctttaaaattcTATTTTATTACAAGAAATGCAACATGATCTTCTTAACCAAGTTTTCATTAGagttgcatgaaaaaaaaagaaaaaatattgtgtttacaTCCAGTCAAAATGAAGCAATTTTATCCAAAGATGCAGTGAGTACTCCTTCTCACCCCTACATATTACAGCAGAATCCCATCAGGAACAAACCAAACACTGACTCAGCTCTAGATTTGGGCTTTCAAGTTTTTCTCagtctttattattttccttaaaCTCTTGGAAAGAGATGATGAGGTGGGGGTGATCACCTggtagtgattttttttaccttttgctGCCAGATCACTAGATGCTACACATTGGACCTTAAACActcataaattatttatttatcataattGTGcttacagttaaaaaataagCCAGTTATGAAAGCTACAAAGGTATGAAATGccatttatttctacaaaacTCAAGTCCAGTGAAGTTGGGAAAGTGTGttaattgcaaataaaaattgattCAAGTAAATTGCAAATTCTTGTCAAcccatatttaaatgaatgcacAGCAAAGACAACATATTTATTGTCTTCACTCataaactttattgttttgGGAGAAAATCATCAACTCTATAATTTGATGACAGCAACACGTGCCAAAATAGTTGGGACAGGTGTCAATAACTACTCAGAAAGTGGATGAATGGAAATCAAACAACTATTTGCAGGTGAACAGATGAATTAGCAACAGGTGAGAGTCGTTACTGGGTATAAAAAAGGGAGACCCGAACAAGCTAAGTCATTCACATGCAAGGATGGGGCGAGGTTCACCTCTTTGTGAACAACTACGTGAGCAAATTGttgaacagtttaaaaacaacattcctCAAAGTACAATTGCAAGGAATTTAGGGATATCATCATCTACAGTCCATAATATTGTGAAAAGGTTCAGGGAATCTGGAGGAATCACTGTGCGTAAAAGGCATGGCCGTAAACCATTATTGAATGCCCGTGACCTCCGAGCCCTCAAGCGGTACTGCATTAAGAACCGACATCAATGTGTAAAGGACATCACcacatgggctcaggaacactttGGAAAACCACTGTCAGTCAATACAGTTCGACGGAAATTGTGGACGTCGTGTCCTCCGGTCCAAAGAAGAACAGAACCACCCAGACTGTTACGCACGCAAAGTGCAAAAGCCAgcatctgtgatggtatgggggtgCATGAGTGGCCAAGGAATGGGTAACCTGCACATCTGTGAAGGCACCATTAATGCAGAAACGTACATTCAGGTTTTGGAACAAAGTATGTTGCCATCCAAACAGAAACTTTACCATGGGCGCCCTTGCTtattccagcaggataatgccaAGCCACACACTGCGCGTCTCACCACAGCGTGGCTTCGTAGTAAGAGGGTGCGGGTGCGGGTGCTTGACTGGCCtacctgcagtcctgacctgtcTCCCATTGAAAATGTGTGGCGCATTATGAAGCGCAGAATAAGACAAAGGAGACCCCGGACTGTTGAACAGCTGAAGCTGTACATAAAGCAAGAATGGGAAAGGATTCCACTATCAACGATTCAACAACTATTCTCCTCACTTCCTAAACGTTTATTGAGTGTTATTAAAAGGAAAGGTGATGTAACACAATGGTGAAGAAGCCCCTTTCCCAACTACTTTGGCACTTGTTGCAATTATATAATTCTAAGTTTATCATTATTTGcttatgaaaataaagtttatgaGTTTGAACATGAATAATCTTGTCTTTGTGgtgtattcatttaaatatgggTTAGAAAAGGTTTGCAAGTCATTCTATTCtaattttactgacattttaaactttttcccAACTTCACTGGAATTGAGTTTTGTATAAATATCTGAAAGAAAGACAttgtttaaacagaaaaaaaactgtgagcTGAGTCATGCTTACAGAGCTGGTTTTGTAACTGTGTTATGTTGTTTGCAGGAGCTCTCTCTGAGGGTCACAGTGGCTGAGGCCACAGATGACGGCCGGGGTGAAAACCTCGGTCATGTGATCATCGGCCCAGAGGCCAGCGGGATGGGAATCACCCACTGGAACCAGATGCTGGCCACCCTGAGGAAACCTGTGTCCATGTGGCACCCTATACGCAGGATCTAGTCCTCTCAGCACCTGCTCAAGTAAAACGCTCACTTCTTCATGTTCCTTTGGACTTTGTTTGGTACTATGTTTAGATCTGTTGCAGTGTTATAATTAGAGTTTACAATGTGACCAACAAAGGGTATGAGTAACTGAGCTGGTTAACACCTCATCTTTATGTGAGTAGGAGGAATCTGAAAAGGTTGttgctattttttattattcagctTCATCCTGATTTGGGTGCATTATGGGTAAAGCTGGCATTTACACCAGTCATTGGTATGTGGTAAGTTGTTAAATTCTCCACATCCTTCATCCTTACCTTACtcttgagaaaaaaatatgtgtgaaaTTTGATTTGTCTCTCCAGGATTCACCAGGAGATATAAATATGTAAGCAATTTTCCCTCTCACAAGTCAGGactaaacatttcagtttaaacTTTAGGATGAGTTTGCATTAAGAAAAGAAGTCCACCCTTGACACAGCCCCTCCCTCTGCATGGTACCTACCGGTACTCTGGTTGTAGCCTCTTATAGCTGTGTAGAGAACAAACTGGATGCAGGGGGTGACATCGCTTCTCTTTCAGGAAAACCCTCATTTGTCTTTTGAAACCAGTCATTGATTGCATCCACTTGATTGATTTCGTAGCAGATTTAAAGCCAACTGGAGTCAGCTCTATTGGATTTGCTTGTGTAGTTTGTTAACAGTAAGACTGACAAATAATAGAGGTTTTGGTATTTTCAGTATTTGTTGTGCTTTCGAAAATATCCAGGTACTCTTATCCAGGTGAAATAATTGTAATTTGTAGCAGTTGTTGCAGGGTGGCCAAATCAGCTGTAATAATACTAAAA
This window contains:
- the syt12 gene encoding synaptotagmin-12, producing the protein MSSAQSEDISSYHLSVVRNPPSWEVGIYLVGFLVLLGAAGLNIWKLWKSGTFPAPSPFPNFDYRYLQEKYGTSFSEVRQKRVAANNHRRISATSSRKPSLALGDTPDGFRDLGHLELMSRELDPTGMAQLNRSVSTDSLSSISSIANNFGHDFTVGQLEVTLEFEPPRQLGQGVGMLHITLHQGKDLLEREEGDFPGCFIRVSLGPDELNVGVTRIQANAFTVIFDERFSVPMDLSTLEEFSLRFAAFGIDTDERNISAGVAELKLSDLDLTIRPFNAWLYLQDVNKAVDAVGEILLSLSYLPTAERLTVVVAKCKNLVWTNDKNTADPFVKVYLLQDGRKISKKKTSTKRDDTNPIFNEAMIFSVPSIVLQELSLRVTVAEATDDGRGENLGHVIIGPEASGMGITHWNQMLATLRKPVSMWHPIRRI